The Tripterygium wilfordii isolate XIE 37 chromosome 5, ASM1340144v1, whole genome shotgun sequence DNA segment TGTGTTATCTGTTGTAATGCAAGTTtctattttcttcttaaaattttaataataactTCTATACAACAGTAACTACATCAATAACAAATAGCCTTTGGTGATCATCGTTATTATTTTCTTAGTTGTGTCTGTTCTGTGTTTTTGTTGCTGCAGTCTTGCTGCTTTGTGTTGCTGCTGCGTTATTGATGAGTGTTGCTGTGACCCTTCCATCGTCTTTGTCAGCTAATGAAGTTGTAATGCTGGTCACAGATAATACTCTCGTGTGAATAAACATAGTCTAATGCTAGAGGTTGTTTTTCTTTGTCTGGGTGAGTATATTTTCAAGACTCTAATGTTTCTAGTCTTCTCATTCTTATGTGTCTACTTGGATAGATGTTCAGTAGAAGATCAAACTTACATTACATGATTTGACTCACCTCCTTGTTTGATTTGCATCTGTTAAGCTTCCATTTTTGTTCACTCTTTTGGTTGTTTCTGTGATCGAATCGGATCAAGGTGCAAATGTGCAATGCTCCTTCCTGATTACACATAAGAAAAAGAAGCTCTAAACCCAAAAGAGTATCTACAATGATCTCTTAACCCTTCATTTAGTCATTGGAAAACTTCATGCTTCCTTCACTCCTCTGCTAATGCTGAAGAAGGAGAGGAGTTGGAAGTTGATAAGGACGAGGCCTCTCGTTCCTCTGGTTTTGAAACGACATCGTTATTGGAAAGTATTTGGAACGCAGTATTCTCCACCGTTACGAACAGGTCTTCCCTTTGCAAATAAAACGCCAAAACAGTTGAACACCGACGatggagaaaacaaagaaagccGCTTGTTTGTTTCGGTTCGATCAAAACGACCCAGAAGGGCCTGAACGGAGTTATCAATGGAGACAGCTCTAGCTTTCTACAAACTTTGGAACCACCTCCTATTCCCTGCCCTTTTAACTCATTTTAATCCCATTAAAATCCTGATTAAGTTGAAGCAGAGcacagaaaaagaaagattCATTGCTAGTCGTAACAAGGAATGGCTTCTATCAATGGCAATGGTGATGAAATAACGATCGACATGGGGAAGCCGATGAGCTTCACTGGTGGGCTTGAGTTTTGTGGCCTTACTTACAGTGTAACAAAGCAGAAGAAGTTGGAAGGGAAGTGGTTGAAACAAGATGTGGATTTGTTACATATGATTACTGGGTATGCCCCAAAAGGTTTCATAACTGGAGTGATGGGGCCTAGTGGTGCTGGCAAGTCGACTTTCTTGGATGGGATTGCTGGGCGAATTGCCAGTGGGAGTCTGAAGGGCAGGGTTTCCTTGGATGGTCTGCCGGTGACCCCAACCTTGATCAAGCGAACTTCAGCTTATATAATGCAGGACGACAGGCTTTTTCCGATGCTCACCGTTTACGAGACCCTTATGTTCGCCGCCGATTTCAGGCTAGGTCCGATTTCATTTGCTGATAAGAAGGAGCGTGTTGAGCAGTTGATCGAGCAGCTGGGATTGTCCGTGAGTACTATGTGTTTGATGAAATTACTTAATGAAATAATCTCAAATTGTCTTTGTTGTTTCATATGTCAATGAGTACTGTACTTTTTTGGTTATAGTCATCTCGGAATACATACATTGGAGATGAAGGAACACGAGGAGTGTCCGGAGGAGAGCGCCGGAGAGTTTCCATTGGAGTGGACATCATCCATGAGCCAGCCTTGCTCTTCCTGGACGAGCCAACTTCAGGTCTAGACTCCACCAGTGCTCACACTGTAATCGAAAAAGTGCACCACATTGCTCGCTCTGGTCGCACTGTGATCCTAACAATCCACCAGCCCTCCTCCCGGATTCAACTCCTGCTTGATCATCTCATCATTTTGGCTCGAGGGCAGCTCATGTTTCAAGGGTCCCCGAAGGATGTTACGCTACATCTCAATCGGATGGGGCATAGAGTGCCTAGAGGTgaaaactcaatagagtactTAATTGATGTTATACAAGAGTATGATCAATCCGAATTAGGGGTTGAGGCACTTGCTGAATTTGCACGTACTGGTATGAAGCCGCCAGCGTTGGCTGAGGGGGACGGGTCGATCTCTACGGTGCAACAGACGCCGCCTCCCTCTAGCCATCAGAAGGAAGTGGGGAAGAGAAACAATGGAAAGCGGCTTCACTTGCAAACAAGTGAGTATGATCATAGTGTGAGAAGCCCATATAATAATACATCAAAGTCCTGGAGTGCTGGCCATAGTGGAATTGTGCAGACACTCAGGTTCACTCCTTCTAGGCAgaggaatgattccaaaatgcaAAATCCACTGAGGTAAACTAGTGTTTCACTTttattttgcttgaaattgcagaaatcaTGATCAGAAGTTCTAATGCGTTGTATGAATTATACTAGAGCCTTACTGACTGAGAGTGGTGTGCTTTCTATGCAGTTCATCTCCTGGCTTATACACATTATCAAGTGAGATCCTCCCAAGCACCCCAACCCCTCACAGCAGCGACTACACTGTAAATGAGGATGATTATCTCACACCTAATATTGATAGGAAAGCTATGCAGCTTGGCCCCAAATTCACCAACTCTTTCTTCTCCGAGACATGGATTCTCATCCGCCGCAACTTCATGAACATCTACCGCACACCAGAACTCTTCCTCTCTCGACTTGTCGTGCTCTCCATCATGGGATTCATGATGGCCACAATGTTCGTGAACCCAAAAGCAGAC contains these protein-coding regions:
- the LOC119998717 gene encoding ABC transporter G family member STR2-like, translating into MASINGNGDEITIDMGKPMSFTGGLEFCGLTYSVTKQKKLEGKWLKQDVDLLHMITGYAPKGFITGVMGPSGAGKSTFLDGIAGRIASGSLKGRVSLDGLPVTPTLIKRTSAYIMQDDRLFPMLTVYETLMFAADFRLGPISFADKKERVEQLIEQLGLSSSRNTYIGDEGTRGVSGGERRRVSIGVDIIHEPALLFLDEPTSGLDSTSAHTVIEKVHHIARSGRTVILTIHQPSSRIQLLLDHLIILARGQLMFQGSPKDVTLHLNRMGHRVPRGENSIEYLIDVIQEYDQSELGVEALAEFARTGMKPPALAEGDGSISTVQQTPPPSSHQKEVGKRNNGKRLHLQTSEYDHSVRSPYNNTSKSWSAGHSGIVQTLRFTPSRQRNDSKMQNPLSSSPGLYTLSSEILPSTPTPHSSDYTVNEDDYLTPNIDRKAMQLGPKFTNSFFSETWILIRRNFMNIYRTPELFLSRLVVLSIMGFMMATMFVNPKADLQGITNRLSFFIFTVCLFFFSSNDAVPAFIQERFIFVRETSHNAYRASTYTIAGVITYLPFLALQAAVYAAIVWKALKLRGPFYYFLLVLYVSLLSTNSFVVFVSSVVPNYILGYAAVIAFTALFFLFCGYFLNSHDIPGYWKWMNKISTMSYPYEGLLMNEYQTQEVFGVNPERQNVTGINILNQLHISTEESKKWEKVFIMLGWAVFYRILFYLMLRFASKNQRS